The following proteins come from a genomic window of Ostrinia nubilalis chromosome 29, ilOstNubi1.1, whole genome shotgun sequence:
- the LOC135085800 gene encoding zinc transporter ZIP9 — protein MDGTWVLILLALVMLVGSYVAGSIPLNVSMSEDKLQKVTVFGAGLLVGTALAVIIPEGVRSLFSERSLPTIVTKDYTAEPPGHDDDLHSVIGISLVLGFVFMLLVDQMSTRYNDSSNPVEKNVTATVGLVVHAAADGIALGAAATTSHADVELIVFLAIMLHKAPAAFGLVTFLLHAGLERNRIRKHLLIFSCSAPLLALLTYFGIGNESKQTLSDFNATGIAMLFSAGTFLYVATVHVLPELTHSHSHSHTHTLLPVQDGGQPKRGFGGLQFCEMIILTVGALMPLLLTMGHKH, from the exons ATGGATGGCACTTGGGTGTTAATTTTACTTGCTCTGGTGATGCTGGTAGGGTCCTATGTGGCTGGAAGTATCCCTCTGAATGTCAGCATGTCAGAG GACAAACTTCAAAAGGTGACAGTATTCGGAGCCGGCCTGCTAGTGGGCACAGCATTGGCCGTGATCATCCCCGAAGGCGTTCGGTCACTGTTCAGCGAGCGATCGTTGCCTACGATAGTGACCAAAGACTACACAGCCGAACCGCCGGGCCACGATGACGATCTGCATTCCGTTATTGGGATATCTTTAGTGTTAG GTTTTGTATTCATGTTGTTGGTCGACCAAATGTCCACGCGTTACAACGATTCATCAAATCCAGTCGAAAAGAATGTCACGGCTACAGTAGGACTAGTTGTCCACGCAGCTG CCGACGGTATAGCGTTAGGCGCGGCCGCGACTACTTCTCACGCGGACGTCGAGTTGATAGTTTTTCTCGCTATCATGCTGCACAAAGCGCCCGCTGCCTTCGGGCTTGTCACTTTCTTACTGCACGCCGGGCTGGAGAG GAACCGAATCCGCAAACACCTGCTGATATTCTCGTGCTCGGCGCCGCTACTGGCTCTGCTCACCTACTTCGGAATCGGCAACGAGAGCAAACAGACTCTCAGCGACTTCAACGCGACCG GTATCGCCATGCTATTTTCAGCAGGGACATTTTTGTACGTGGCAACAGTTCACGTGTTACCAGAACTCACACACTCACACTCGCACTCGCACACACACACGCTGCTGCCTGTCCAAGATGGCGGCCAACCGAAACGGGGCTTTGGCGGGCTACAGTTCTGCGAAATGATAATTCTAACTGTTGGGGCTTTGATGCCCCTGCTATTGACGATGGGCCATAAGCATTAG